In one window of Brenneria goodwinii DNA:
- a CDS encoding branched-chain amino acid ABC transporter permease, translating into MLLMLFALQNVFDDYVIRIVCNIFIFMILAVSYNLINGVTGQLSLEPNGFVAVGAYITALLLLSADTKLDMFEMASPSPLILAVHTTFLPALIISGICASILAVCLAFPVFRVRGDYLAIVTLGFGFIIKILAINNPQFTNGAIGLNEIPQANHMLYWCGFIALIAVLLILQIVYSKFGRAMKAVRDDEDAAIAMGINTFKIKTCAFATSAFLEGVGGGLLASLLTIISPDLFDFMLTFQLLIIIVLGGLGSTSGAILGTIMVVGSGEWLRFLDQPLSFFGEDLGSYPGLRMVVFSLVLLIIMLFAREGLLGKQEIWEVNRKRHHGK; encoded by the coding sequence ATGCTTCTGATGCTGTTCGCATTGCAGAATGTCTTTGACGATTATGTTATCCGTATTGTCTGCAATATTTTTATTTTTATGATCCTGGCGGTGAGCTACAACCTGATTAATGGCGTAACCGGCCAGCTCTCGCTCGAACCCAATGGTTTCGTCGCCGTCGGCGCTTATATTACCGCTCTGCTGTTGTTAAGCGCGGATACCAAATTGGATATGTTCGAGATGGCTTCTCCCAGCCCGCTGATATTGGCCGTACATACCACCTTTTTACCGGCGTTGATTATCAGCGGCATTTGCGCGTCGATACTGGCGGTATGTCTGGCATTCCCGGTTTTCCGGGTGCGGGGCGATTATCTGGCGATTGTCACATTGGGCTTCGGTTTTATTATTAAAATCCTGGCGATTAATAATCCGCAGTTCACCAACGGCGCGATTGGTCTGAATGAAATTCCGCAGGCCAACCATATGCTGTACTGGTGCGGATTTATCGCCCTGATTGCCGTGTTGCTTATTTTGCAAATCGTGTATTCGAAATTCGGACGGGCAATGAAAGCCGTTCGCGATGACGAAGATGCGGCGATAGCGATGGGGATTAATACTTTCAAAATTAAAACCTGCGCGTTTGCCACCAGCGCTTTTTTAGAAGGCGTCGGCGGCGGATTATTGGCATCGCTGTTGACGATTATCTCCCCCGATCTGTTTGATTTCATGCTGACGTTCCAGCTGTTGATCATCATTGTGCTCGGCGGGCTTGGCAGTACCAGCGGCGCTATTCTGGGAACCATTATGGTGGTGGGAAGCGGCGAATGGCTGCGTTTCCTCGATCAGCCGTTGAGTTTCTTTGGTGAGGATTTAGGGTCTTATCCCGGTTTACGCATGGTCGTATTCTCACTGGTGTTGCTCATTATCATGTTGTTTGCCCGCGAAGGATTATTGGGTAAGCAGGAGATTTGGGAAGTTAATAGGAAGCGCCATCATGGAAAATAA
- a CDS encoding branched-chain amino acid ABC transporter permease, producing MDAAIFFQQVVNGMSLGSMYALIAIGYTMVYGVLRLINFAHADIMMVGAFLALFGSTTFELPFGAAILFAILFSALLGVCIDQIAYRPLRQASKISMLITAIGVSFFLENLFNVLFGGSPRFFAAPEFFNRTVSFGSIIITNVAWLVPLVTLVLLGCILFILYRTRQGMAIRAVAFDVNTVRLMGVDANHIIAFVFALGSALAALGGIFYATSYPTIDPLMGVLIGLKAFAAAVLGGIGSVTGAVIGGFILGFTEVVAVAVFPELGGYKDAFAFMFLILVLLFRPVGIMGDERLERSRF from the coding sequence ATGGATGCTGCCATTTTCTTTCAGCAAGTGGTTAACGGCATGAGCCTGGGCAGTATGTATGCGCTGATTGCTATTGGTTACACCATGGTGTACGGCGTATTACGACTGATCAACTTCGCTCACGCCGACATTATGATGGTCGGGGCGTTTCTGGCGCTTTTCGGCTCAACCACCTTTGAACTGCCTTTCGGGGCCGCGATTTTATTCGCTATTCTCTTCTCCGCATTGCTGGGCGTTTGTATCGACCAGATCGCCTATCGTCCTCTGCGTCAGGCCTCTAAGATTTCCATGCTGATTACCGCGATTGGCGTGAGTTTCTTTTTAGAGAATCTGTTCAACGTACTGTTTGGCGGTAGCCCGCGTTTCTTTGCCGCTCCCGAATTCTTTAATCGAACCGTTTCGTTCGGCAGCATCATTATCACCAATGTGGCCTGGCTGGTGCCGTTAGTCACGCTGGTGTTGCTGGGATGCATTCTTTTTATCCTGTACCGGACGCGGCAAGGGATGGCGATTCGCGCGGTAGCCTTTGATGTCAATACCGTTCGCCTGATGGGGGTGGACGCCAACCATATTATTGCTTTTGTCTTTGCTCTGGGCAGCGCGCTGGCGGCGCTCGGCGGTATTTTTTACGCCACCAGTTATCCGACGATCGACCCATTAATGGGCGTGCTGATTGGCTTGAAGGCGTTCGCCGCCGCCGTATTAGGCGGTATCGGCAGCGTAACGGGGGCGGTGATCGGCGGCTTTATTCTGGGCTTCACCGAAGTGGTCGCCGTGGCGGTATTTCCTGAGTTGGGCGGATATAAGGACGCCTTTGCGTTTATGTTTTTGATCCTGGTTCTGTTATTCAGACCGGTAGGCATTATGGGTGATGAAAGACTGGAAAGGAGCCGTTTTTGA
- a CDS encoding ABC transporter substrate-binding protein, with protein MAAEVKIGVVLPLSGALSGYGQPSQKGVELVNSMEPTLKNGDTIKLIIIDDKSDKVEAANAMQRLVSSDKVDAVIGEVTSTNTMAMTKMAEDTKTPLVSPTATNDRVTRNRQYVSRVCFSDSFQGVVGANLASRDLGAKTAAIMFDSSNDYSVGLAKSFRTQFLKNGGTIPIEVQAPGGSKDFKAQLSTIKAKNVDMIYMPIYYTEGALIAVQAKQLGLKVPVVGGDGLAADPVFFKLGQDAVEGYMTTDYYSPNAKEQTPEGEKFIKAWEAKYKEPTHTWGAMTGDAYKMIVNAMNQCSDPKDRVCVNEKIRATNNFEGITGTLTLKDGDAIRNAVINEVKDGQLAFKTVVKP; from the coding sequence ATGGCGGCTGAAGTGAAGATCGGGGTGGTTCTGCCTTTAAGCGGCGCGCTTAGCGGTTATGGGCAGCCTTCTCAAAAAGGTGTTGAGCTGGTGAATAGCATGGAGCCGACGCTGAAAAATGGCGATACGATTAAACTGATCATCATTGATGATAAGAGCGATAAGGTCGAAGCGGCTAACGCCATGCAGCGTCTGGTCTCCAGCGATAAGGTCGATGCGGTGATCGGGGAGGTAACCTCCACCAATACGATGGCGATGACCAAAATGGCGGAAGACACCAAAACGCCGCTGGTCTCTCCGACCGCCACCAACGACCGCGTGACCCGCAACCGTCAATATGTCAGCCGCGTGTGCTTTTCCGATAGTTTCCAGGGCGTGGTGGGCGCCAACCTCGCATCGCGTGACTTAGGCGCGAAAACCGCCGCCATCATGTTCGACAGCAGCAATGATTACTCTGTTGGCCTGGCAAAATCCTTCCGCACTCAGTTCCTCAAAAACGGCGGCACTATTCCGATCGAAGTTCAGGCGCCCGGCGGCAGCAAGGATTTCAAAGCCCAGCTTTCCACCATCAAAGCTAAAAATGTCGACATGATCTATATGCCGATCTATTACACCGAAGGCGCGTTGATTGCGGTGCAGGCCAAACAGCTGGGGCTGAAAGTGCCGGTGGTCGGCGGCGATGGTCTGGCGGCCGATCCGGTATTCTTCAAGCTGGGTCAGGATGCGGTGGAAGGTTATATGACTACCGATTACTACTCGCCGAATGCCAAGGAACAGACGCCTGAAGGTGAGAAATTCATCAAGGCCTGGGAAGCGAAATATAAGGAACCGACGCATACCTGGGGGGCAATGACGGGCGATGCTTACAAGATGATCGTCAACGCGATGAATCAGTGCAGCGATCCTAAAGACCGTGTTTGCGTGAATGAAAAAATCCGCGCCACCAATAATTTTGAAGGCATTACCGGCACCCTGACGCTGAAAGATGGTGATGCAATCCGCAACGCCGTCATCAATGAGGTCAAAGATGGACAATTGGCCTTTAAAACGGTGGTTAAACCTTAA